Within the Marinobacter qingdaonensis genome, the region AGGGGATCACCTGGTGTTCAATGGCATTGAACACCGCCATGCAATTGCCGCAGCGCACCTTGCCCTTGGCGATACCAAGTTGTTCCTCGGTGACCCGGAACCGGGTCTGGCATTTTGGGCATTCTGTCTGCAGGCTGCTCTGACTCATGCATGGTTCCTGAAAGCGACGGGACTACGAGAGCGGAGTTTAGACCTTAAGGACCGGTTCGTCATCTGCCGTGGCGTCGTCCCGTGAGGCGTATCCAGTCTTCCCGTTGTTCCGGTTCGTCCATGACAAACCAGGGTTCGTAGGCGGCCATGACCTCGCGGGCCTGGTGCGCCAGGATGCCGGACAGGACCAGGTCGCCACCGGGTTTGGTCAGTGCCGCCAGGTGCGGTGCCAGGCCAACCAGCGGCTGGGCCAGGATGTTGGCGAGCATGACGTCGGCCTGGGTGTCCGGTTCGTCGGCCGGGAGATAGAGGTCGAGCCGGCGGTCCTCGACGCCATTGCGCCGGGCATTCTCGCGGCTGGCTTCCAGGGCCTGGGGATCGGTGTCGACACCGACCACGTGGTCGGCACCCAGCAGCAGGGCTGCCAGGCCCAGAATGCCGGAGCCGCACCCGTAGTCGGTCACCTGCTTGCCCTGGACGTCCTGGCCGTCGAGCCATTCCAGGCACAGCGCGGTGGTTGGGTGGGTGCCGGTGCCGAAGGCCAGGCCAGGGTCGAGCATCAGATTGGCAGCGTCGGGGTCGGGGGCGTCGTGCCAGCTGGGCACGATCCACAGGCGTTCACCGAACTTCAGGGGGTGGAAATCGTCCATCCAGGCCCGCTCCCAGTCCTTGTCCTCGACCAGGGTGACGTCAATCTCGGGCAGGGTCTGCTGGGTGGCCTGGTGCCAGGCGTCGCGGACATCGGCGCACAGCTGTTCGATGTCACGATCAGACTGGAACAGGCCGGTCACGGTGGTCTGGCTCCACAGGGGGGTGGTGCCAGGGTCGGGTTCGTACAGGGGCTGGTCGGCCGCGTCTTCCATGGACACGGCGTCCGCGCCCAGCTCCATGAGCAGATCCTCAAGCTGATCCGCGTTGTCCGGATCAGCTGGGATCTGAAGTTGTATCCAGGGCATAGAGATTCCTGCAGTGATGATGCAGGGCGTTACTCCCGCATCAGTTTTTCAAGGTAATGGATGGTGAAGTCTACCTGTTTAAAGCCACCATCGCGTACCAATCTGCTGTGCAGGGGTTGGTTGGTCTTGATGCCCTCGACCACCAGCTCGTCCAGCGCGTTCTTCATGCGCCGGCGGGCAATCTCCCGGTCATCGCCCCAGGTAATCAGCTTGGCCACCAGGGAGTCGTAGTAGGGGGGGACCGTGTAGCCGCTGTACAGGTGCGAGTCCACACGCACGCCGTTGCCGCCCGGAGCATGAAAATGCTTGACCTTGCCCGGGCTCGGCACGAAGGTCTTGGGATCTTCGGCGTTGATCCGGCACTCGATGGCATGGCCGGAAATGCGAATGTCGTCCTGGCTGTACTGCAGTGGCAGGCCGCTGGCAATGCGCAGCTGCTCGCGCACGATGTCCACCCCGGTCACCATTTCCGACACCGGGTGCTCGACCTGGACCCGGGTGTTCATTTCAATGAAATAGAACTCGCCGTCCTGGTACAGGAACTCGAAGGTGCCGGCGCCCACGTAGCCGATTTCCTTGCAGGCATCGACGCAGGCCTGGAGCGTGCGCGCCCGGGATTCCGGGTTGACGTTCGGGGCCGGGGCCTCCTCGATCACCTTCTGGTTCCGGCGCTGCATGGAGCAGTCCCGGTCGCCCAGGTGGATGCAGTTGCCGTGCATGTCCGCCAGCACCTGCACTTCCACGTGCCGCGGCCGTTCCAGGAACTTCTCCAGGTACACGGTCGGGTCACCGAAGGCGTTGCGGGCTTCGCTCTGGGTGATCTGCACCGCCTTCAGCAGCGCGGCCTCCGAGTGCACCACCTGCATGCCCCGACCACCGCCGCCGGACGCGGCCTTGATCATGACCGGATAACCGATCTCCCGGGCGATGCGCAGGGTGCGATCCTCGTCATCGGTCAGCGGGCCATCGGAGCCGGGTACCGTCGGAACCCCGGCCTTGATCATGGCGTTGATGGCAGACACCTTGTTGCCCATCAGGCGGATGGTTTCCGCGCGCGGCCCGATGAAATGGAACCCGCTCTTCTCCACCTGCTCGGCGAAGTCGGCGTTTTCCGCCAGGAAGCCGTAGCCCGGGTGTATGCCCACCGAATCGGTAACCTCGGCGGCGCTGATGATCGTGGGGATGTTCAGGTAGCTTTCCAGTGCACTGTTGGGCCCGATGCAGACGGATTCGTCCGCCAGGCGCACGTGCATGAGGTCGCGGTCGACCTTGGAATGGACCGCCACGGTCTTGATGCCCAGCTCTTTGCAGGCGCGCAAGATCCGGAGGGCAATTTCACCCCGGTTTGCGATCAGAACTTTCTCTAACATGGCCATGGGTAGCAATCACCGTGTTCAGGAAATGACGATCAGGGGCTGATCAAACTCCACCGGCTGGCCGTTCTCGACCAGGATTTCTGTGACGGTGCCGCTCTTGTCGGCCTCAATCTGGTTCATCATCTTCATCGCTTCCACGATGCAGATCACGTCACCGGCTTTCACGGACTGGCCAACTTCCACGAATGACTTCGCGGTGGGCGACGGGGCACGGTAGAAGGTGCCGACCATGGGGGATTTCACGGAGTGACCGCTGGGCGCTGCCGGTGCGGCCGGGGCTGCGCTGTCGGCGGCGGGGGCCGGCGCGGATTCCTGGGCCGGTGCCGCCTGGGGTGCGGGCGCCGGATAGTGACTCACGTACTGGGTGCCGGCGGCCTGCTCGCGGCGGCGGGAGATGCGAACGGAATCGTCGCCCTCATGAATCTCCAGCTCCTCGACATCGGATTCCTCGAGCAGCTCGATCAGTTTTTTGACTTTGCGAATATCCATAATTAATCCAGTCCCGTTGTGTCTGATCTATCGTTGAATGCGTTGCAGGGCGGCCTGAAGCGCAAGATCGTACCCCTGGCTGCCCAGCCCACAGATAACGCCCTCGGCGATATCGGAAAAATACGAGTGATGGCGGAAGGGTTCCCGCGCATGCACGTTGGAGAGATGCACTTCGATAAAGGGAATGCCCGAGGCCAGCACGGCATCCCGCAGGGCGATGCTGGTGTGGGTGAAGGCCGCCGGATTGATGATGAGGTAGTCGACGCCTTCCGCCCTGGCTTCGTGAACCCGTTCGATCAGCTCGTACTCGGCATTGGACTGCAGGTGCATCAGGTGATGACCCTGGGCGGCCGCCGCCTGTTTCAGCCGGTCGTCGATGTCGTTCAATGTCTCGTAGCCGTAGACGTCCGGCTCGCGGGTGCCCAGCATGTTCAGGTTCGGGCCATGGAGCACCAGAATTGTCGACATGGTTCAATCTGCCTTACGGTGTTTTTAAACAGGATCGCCGAAAATAACGGCACGTTACCCCAATGGTGCGTGCTTGTTTTGCTCAGATCAACACTTTTTGACAATCCTGCCTGTTGGCAATTGGTCGTAAAAAGTCGGCTTCTGCATCGAAGTGGAATCTTTCTTCCAACCTGAATCATTGTGGTAAAGGCAGCGGAATTCCGCCATACGACGTTGGTTTCATAACGCCGGGCGGCGGCGGGCGGACCTCAGGTCCGCCCGGAGCGGGCAGGGATCAGTCGTTGGCCAGGGTGACGCAGTTGCGGCCTTCGGCCTTGGAGGTGTAGAGCGCGCGGTCGGCGCGTTCGCACAGGGACTGGGAGCTTTCATCGCTCCAGCTGGCCACGCCGCAGCTGAAGGTGACCTTGAACTCCTGGTCACCGGCCGGCTGCTGCAACTCCGAGAAGCGCTCGCGGATCTCGTTCAGCACGTTGCGGGCGTCGCTGGGCCGGGTGTCCGGCAGGATGATCGCGAACTCCTCACCGCCGTACCGGCCGATGTGGTCGGTCTTGCGCAACCGCTGCTTGAGGAACATCGACAGGCTGCGCAGCACACGGTCGCCGATGGGGTGGCCGAAGGTGTCGTTGACCTTCTTGAAGTAGTCGATGTCGATCATCGCGAAACACAGGGACTGCCCCTTCTGCCGCGCCCGCACGATCTCCTGGTCCAGCAGGTGCAGGGTGTGGGTATGGTTGAACAGGCCGGTCAGGCTGTCGCGGATCATCAGCGCCAGCAGCGACCGGGCCCGTCGTCCCCGGTTGTGGATGGTGGCAATCAGGTGCTTGGGGTCGATGGGTTTGGTCAGGAAGTCGTCGCCGCCCAGGCTCATGGCGTGCAGTTGTTTGGTGACGTCTTCCTCCGCCGACAAGTAGATGATGGGCACGCTGTGGAAGCGGTCCTGCTGGCGGATGACCCGGGCAATCTCCATGCCGGTGCAACCGGGCATGTACATGTCGAGGATGATGATCTCCGGCGAGAACTCTTCCAGGGCGTGAATGATCTGCATCGGGTCGGTGATGATGTGGGCGGTCATGCCGGCCTTGCGCAGCACCGTTTCCATGTACTTGGCCTGGGCCCGGGAGTCGTCCAGCACCAGCACCTTGTAGGGCTCGACCGTGTTGCCGTGGGTGTAGGTCTCGATCTTCTCGATCAACTGGCCCGGGTCCACCGCCGGGTAGAAGAACTCCTCGCCGCCGCAGCGGGAGGCCCGCAGCCGGGTTTCGATCGAGCCGTCCTCGTCGCTCATGAAGATGATCGGGATCGGGGTGTCGTGCCGCTCCTGCAATTGCTCGATAGTGGCCAGGCCGCCGTTGGTGCTGCCGCCGAAGTTGACATCCATCAGGATGGTCTCGGGTTTGTGCAGGGCGCAGGCTTCAATCAGCTCGTCCCCGGTGGCGAAGGCCGACGCCCGAAACCCAAAGAATTCCAGTTGCCGGATCAGGCGGCTGGCCATTTCCTCATTGCCCAGGGCGATGTACACCGGGGTGCGCCGGAACTGGTGCGGGGCCTCGGCGTTCTGGTGGTCGGTGCGGCGCAGGGTGCTGCGGGACAGGGTATCGATGGCGTCCTGAAGCTGCCGTTCGAGTTCGTCACCCAAGTTGGTGTTGGCCGGCCAGTGCTCCAGCAGCGCCAGTATCCGTTTGCCGGCGTCGGCGTGAGCCGCCATCTCGAAGCGCAGGGCGTAGCGCACCAGTTTGTCCGCGGCCGCGGCAAATTCGTTGCGGAGGGCGCCGGACAGGGCCTTGTCTTCGTGAATGTTCTGCCAGGTGTCCAGAACCACCCGGGCCTGGGTGGTCACGCGTCGTGCGAAATGCTGCCTGAGTTTTTCTTTCTGGCTTTCGTCGTTCATAACTCTGGCCTGTCTCTTCTCGTTATTTGGGCGGCGGTTCAGGTCTGGGCTGTTTTTCCAACTTAGTTCCTTTGCAGAGTCTATAGTGTTTAATGTTGTCGGCGTAGGTTGCTTCATGTAAATGTTTGTCAACTCTGCGGTCCAGGTCACAATCCACCGGTCGGCTGGAGAGCCGCCTCCTGGCGCGCGCTCTTCGGGCAGGGAGATCCAAGGTGATTGATCGCACGCAGGCCGGCGTTGCCACTCTGCGCACCCTTCTGCTGTTGTTCACCGGCACCCTGCTGGTGGCGGTCCTGGTGGTCAGCTTCGTCACCAGCTATGGCTATTTCCGTACCTATGTCTCCGAGCAACTGGCCGGCCACGCCCACGATGGCGCCACCGCCGTTGGCCTGTCCCTGTCCAACGCCATTGATGCCCGCGACCCGGTGGCCGCCGCGTCCCTGATCGACGCGGTGTTCGACAGCGGCCGCTACCTGTCGGTCCGCTACCTCAACCACGACGGCGAGGAAGTGGCGGGCCGGACCATGACCCTGGCCGACAGCCGGGTGCCGTCCTGGTTCCGGTCCGTCGCGGACCTCAAGCTGCCCGTGGCCGAGGCGGAAGTGGTGCGCGGCTGGAGCCGCCTGGGCAAGGTTCAGGTCGTCAGCAATCCCGGTCGGGCCTACACCGACCTGTGGCGCATCACCGTCGGCCTGATCGCGAGCACCGCGATCATCGGTGGTCTGGGTTTGTTTGCGCTGTTTCTGCTGCTCAAGCGAACCCTGCGCCCACTGCGCGCCCTGGAGCGGCAGGCCAAGGCGCTGGGCCAGAGAAACTTCCGCCAGCGGGTGACGGTGCAGTCGACCCGGGAGGTCAATCAGGTGACCGCCGCCATCAACCAGATGGCGGATGACCTGGGCCAGCTGTTCGAGGGCCAGGCCAAACTGATCCAGCATCTGAGGCGAATGAATAATGAGGACCCGGTAACCGGGCTGGCCAGTCGCAGCGCCTTCGATCAGCGCCTTAAGGTGGAGGTGGAATCCGAAGAGAAGGCCGCGCCCGGTGTGCTCATCTTCGTCAAGCTGGCCGGCTTCGCCGGATACAATCAGGCTTACGGCCGGGTCGAGGCCGACCGGGTGCTGCTGCGCGCGGCCGAGGTGATCAACAACTTTGTCGCCTCCCACGTGGGCTCTTTCGCCGGGCGTCGGACCGGCGCCGAGTTTTCCGTGTTCGTGCCTGGTGCCATGCCGGCCGATGCCGACATCTGGTGTCGGGACCTGGTGGCGGAGCTGGACGGCATCTACGCCGATCTGGCCGCGCCGCTGGACACCGCGGTGCATGCTGGCCTGGCCCGAACCGCCGAGGGCCTGTCGGTGCGGGAGGTGCTGGCGGCCGCGGACGAGGCCCTGCGCCTGGCCCAGGAGCAGGAGGAGTCCGGCTGCCACCTGGCCGAGCCGGATCGGGAAGGCCACCACAACCTGGAGACCTGGCGGGTGATCATCGCCCAGGCCATTCGCGAGCAGAAACTGTCGTTGTGGTTGCAGCCGATGGTCTGCGAGGCCCAGAGCCAGCCGGTGTACCACCAGGTGTTTTCCCGCATCGAGGGACCGGAAGGGCCGCTCAAGGCCGGGGCCTTCATTCACATGGCCGAACGCTTCGGGCTGATATCGGACATCGACCAGCTGCAGTTGCAGCGGGTGTTGGCGCGCCTGAGCGAACGCCCGGACGAGCCGCTGGCGGTGTCGGTGGGCAGTGCCTCGGTGGCCAGTGAACGCTTTCGTCAGGAGTTGCTGAGCCGGCTTGAGGCCGCCGGTCCGGTCGTCGGCCAGCTCTGGATCGGGATCTCCGAACACACCATTCACCACCACCGCACCGCCGTCGGCCTGCTGGTACGCGCCCTGGTGCGGCTCGGAGTGCCGGTGCTGGTGGACCGCTTCGGTGTGGGCGGGGTGCCGTTCAGCTACCTCAGGAATCTGAGCGTCCAGGCATTGCGTATTGATAACTCCTTCATTCACGATATAGACACCCACGAGGACAACCGCTTCTACCTCGAATCCGTGGTGTCCATCGCCCACAGCCGCGGCGTGAAGGTATTCGCTACCGGTGTGGAAACCGCGGCCGAATACTCGGTACTGTGCAAACTGGGTATTGATGGGGCCATGGGTTACCATCTTGGCCGACCATTTGCTGCGGACCATCAACAGACAGGGGAATGACAGTCTATGCCAGGCAAACTCAGACAGTATTTCAGGGACAAGAAAGACGACGTGCAGGATTACGCCGGCGGCAGTGGCGCCGTGGGCAAGTTCATCCTGCTGGTGCTGGTTGTCTACCTGCTGGTCACGGTGGTGCTCGGCATGTACTGGAGCAGCGAGCCCGAGTCCTTCTCGGTACGGGAGCACACCCGCTCGGTGGCCAACAGCATGGAACGGGAACCGATCACCGGGTTCGCCACCACCGCCACCATGATCCGCATTGCTGAGACACTGCTGGACAAGCCCGGCGGCTACATCTCCAACGACATCTTCCCGCCGGGCCTGTGGATGGACAACATGCCAAACTGGGAGTACGGCGTGCTGGTGCAGTTGCGGGACCTCAGCCGGGCGTTGCGCAAGGACATCAGCCGGTCCCAGTCCCAGTCCGCGGAGGACAAGGACCTCACCATCGCCGAGCCGCAGCTGCACTTCGACAGCGGCAGCTGGGCAATCCCATCCACCGAGGCGGAGTACCGCCGCGGTATCCGGGCGCTGAAGCGCTACCTCAACCGTCTGACCGATCCGCAGCAGGCCGACGCCCAGTTCTTCGCCCGGGCCGACAACCTCAGCAACTGGCTGGCGGACCTGGAAACCCGGCTCGGCAGCCTGTCCCGAACCCTGGGTGAAAGCGTGGGCAAGGCCTCGGTCTCGGATGCGGTCGCCAACGTCAACCAGGACAACCCGCTGGAAGAGGAAACCGGCGCGATCGACGTGAAAACCCCATGGACCCAGATTGACGACGTCTTCTACGAAGCCCGCGGCAGCTCCTGGGCCCTGCTGCACATCTTCCGGGCCATCGAGGTGGATTTCCGCAAGGTGCTGCAGGACAAGAACGCCATGGCGAGCGTGAAGCAGGTCATCATCGAGCTGGAAGGGGCTCAGGGCGCCATGTGGAGCCCAGTGGTGCTGAACGGCAGCGGCTTCGGCGTGCTGGCCAACCACTCGTTGACCATGGCGGCCTACCTGTCCCGGGCCAACGCCGCCATCAGCGACATGCGGGACCTGCTGTCCCGGGGCTGATGAGGTTATCCGAAGACGAAAAAAAAACCGGGCCAGTGCCCGGTTTTTTTATGCCTCGGAGACGGTCCGATCAGCCCTTGTAGGCCTTGATGGAGTCTTCGATGGCTTTCTTGGCAGCGGCGGCGTTGTCCCAGCCCTGCACCTTGACCCACTTGCCCGGCTCAAGGGTCTTATAGTTTTCGAAGAAGTGCTTGATCTGGTCGCGCAGCAGCTCAGGCAGGTCTTCGATGTCTTTCACGTTCTGGTAGGCGGTGGTCAGCTTGTCGTGCGGAACTGCAACCAGCTTGGCGTCGCCACCGGCTTCGTCTTCCATGTTCAGCACGCCAACCGGGCGGCAGCGGATCACGGAACCGGCCTGCACCGGGTACGGAGTGACCACCAACACGTCCAGCGGGTCGCCGTCGTCGGCCAGGGTGTGCGGAATGAAGCCGTAGTTGGCCGGGTAGAACATCGGGGTGGCCATGAAGCGGTCAACCAGCAGGGCGCCCATGTCCTTGTCCAGCTCGTACTTCACCGGGGAGCTGTTGGCCGGGATTTCGATGGCGACGTAGATGTCTTCCGGCGGGTTCTTGCCGGCAGGGATGTTGTCAAAAAGCATAATCGGTCCTTCCTGTACGTAAGGTACGTTTAACTGCGTTTAAAAAGTGCGCGCAATTATACGGAAGTCCCGACGAGTTCGAAACTAAACCTTAGTGCTTGCCCTTTGGCTTTGGTGGAAGCGCTGGTGGGGAAGACCTTCCCAAAACACGCCCACAAGTACGTCCCTGTAGGCTCGGGTCGGGCCGTCCATGGCCCGACACGGTTTTGGAAAGGTCTTCCCCACCAGCGCCCAGAGCTACAGGGGGAGGCCGGTAAACTGGCAACGCTGAGTGCCTGAATGCTCGAATGCGAGAAGGTCCGAGCTAGGTTTGGTGGGTCATTTCAGGGGCCGTGGCCAAAACTGTGCGCAGCCATGG harbors:
- a CDS encoding diguanylate cyclase; amino-acid sequence: MNDESQKEKLRQHFARRVTTQARVVLDTWQNIHEDKALSGALRNEFAAAADKLVRYALRFEMAAHADAGKRILALLEHWPANTNLGDELERQLQDAIDTLSRSTLRRTDHQNAEAPHQFRRTPVYIALGNEEMASRLIRQLEFFGFRASAFATGDELIEACALHKPETILMDVNFGGSTNGGLATIEQLQERHDTPIPIIFMSDEDGSIETRLRASRCGGEEFFYPAVDPGQLIEKIETYTHGNTVEPYKVLVLDDSRAQAKYMETVLRKAGMTAHIITDPMQIIHALEEFSPEIIILDMYMPGCTGMEIARVIRQQDRFHSVPIIYLSAEEDVTKQLHAMSLGGDDFLTKPIDPKHLIATIHNRGRRARSLLALMIRDSLTGLFNHTHTLHLLDQEIVRARQKGQSLCFAMIDIDYFKKVNDTFGHPIGDRVLRSLSMFLKQRLRKTDHIGRYGGEEFAIILPDTRPSDARNVLNEIRERFSELQQPAGDQEFKVTFSCGVASWSDESSQSLCERADRALYTSKAEGRNCVTLAND
- the ppa gene encoding inorganic diphosphatase, whose amino-acid sequence is MLFDNIPAGKNPPEDIYVAIEIPANSSPVKYELDKDMGALLVDRFMATPMFYPANYGFIPHTLADDGDPLDVLVVTPYPVQAGSVIRCRPVGVLNMEDEAGGDAKLVAVPHDKLTTAYQNVKDIEDLPELLRDQIKHFFENYKTLEPGKWVKVQGWDNAAAAKKAIEDSIKAYKG
- the prmA gene encoding 50S ribosomal protein L11 methyltransferase; translated protein: MPWIQLQIPADPDNADQLEDLLMELGADAVSMEDAADQPLYEPDPGTTPLWSQTTVTGLFQSDRDIEQLCADVRDAWHQATQQTLPEIDVTLVEDKDWERAWMDDFHPLKFGERLWIVPSWHDAPDPDAANLMLDPGLAFGTGTHPTTALCLEWLDGQDVQGKQVTDYGCGSGILGLAALLLGADHVVGVDTDPQALEASRENARRNGVEDRRLDLYLPADEPDTQADVMLANILAQPLVGLAPHLAALTKPGGDLVLSGILAHQAREVMAAYEPWFVMDEPEQREDWIRLTGRRHGR
- the accC gene encoding acetyl-CoA carboxylase biotin carboxylase subunit: MAMLEKVLIANRGEIALRILRACKELGIKTVAVHSKVDRDLMHVRLADESVCIGPNSALESYLNIPTIISAAEVTDSVGIHPGYGFLAENADFAEQVEKSGFHFIGPRAETIRLMGNKVSAINAMIKAGVPTVPGSDGPLTDDEDRTLRIAREIGYPVMIKAASGGGGRGMQVVHSEAALLKAVQITQSEARNAFGDPTVYLEKFLERPRHVEVQVLADMHGNCIHLGDRDCSMQRRNQKVIEEAPAPNVNPESRARTLQACVDACKEIGYVGAGTFEFLYQDGEFYFIEMNTRVQVEHPVSEMVTGVDIVREQLRIASGLPLQYSQDDIRISGHAIECRINAEDPKTFVPSPGKVKHFHAPGGNGVRVDSHLYSGYTVPPYYDSLVAKLITWGDDREIARRRMKNALDELVVEGIKTNQPLHSRLVRDGGFKQVDFTIHYLEKLMRE
- a CDS encoding DUF2333 family protein; translated protein: MPGKLRQYFRDKKDDVQDYAGGSGAVGKFILLVLVVYLLVTVVLGMYWSSEPESFSVREHTRSVANSMEREPITGFATTATMIRIAETLLDKPGGYISNDIFPPGLWMDNMPNWEYGVLVQLRDLSRALRKDISRSQSQSAEDKDLTIAEPQLHFDSGSWAIPSTEAEYRRGIRALKRYLNRLTDPQQADAQFFARADNLSNWLADLETRLGSLSRTLGESVGKASVSDAVANVNQDNPLEEETGAIDVKTPWTQIDDVFYEARGSSWALLHIFRAIEVDFRKVLQDKNAMASVKQVIIELEGAQGAMWSPVVLNGSGFGVLANHSLTMAAYLSRANAAISDMRDLLSRG
- a CDS encoding bifunctional diguanylate cyclase/phosphodiesterase: MIDRTQAGVATLRTLLLLFTGTLLVAVLVVSFVTSYGYFRTYVSEQLAGHAHDGATAVGLSLSNAIDARDPVAAASLIDAVFDSGRYLSVRYLNHDGEEVAGRTMTLADSRVPSWFRSVADLKLPVAEAEVVRGWSRLGKVQVVSNPGRAYTDLWRITVGLIASTAIIGGLGLFALFLLLKRTLRPLRALERQAKALGQRNFRQRVTVQSTREVNQVTAAINQMADDLGQLFEGQAKLIQHLRRMNNEDPVTGLASRSAFDQRLKVEVESEEKAAPGVLIFVKLAGFAGYNQAYGRVEADRVLLRAAEVINNFVASHVGSFAGRRTGAEFSVFVPGAMPADADIWCRDLVAELDGIYADLAAPLDTAVHAGLARTAEGLSVREVLAAADEALRLAQEQEESGCHLAEPDREGHHNLETWRVIIAQAIREQKLSLWLQPMVCEAQSQPVYHQVFSRIEGPEGPLKAGAFIHMAERFGLISDIDQLQLQRVLARLSERPDEPLAVSVGSASVASERFRQELLSRLEAAGPVVGQLWIGISEHTIHHHRTAVGLLVRALVRLGVPVLVDRFGVGGVPFSYLRNLSVQALRIDNSFIHDIDTHEDNRFYLESVVSIAHSRGVKVFATGVETAAEYSVLCKLGIDGAMGYHLGRPFAADHQQTGE
- the accB gene encoding acetyl-CoA carboxylase biotin carboxyl carrier protein, coding for MDIRKVKKLIELLEESDVEELEIHEGDDSVRISRRREQAAGTQYVSHYPAPAPQAAPAQESAPAPAADSAAPAAPAAPSGHSVKSPMVGTFYRAPSPTAKSFVEVGQSVKAGDVICIVEAMKMMNQIEADKSGTVTEILVENGQPVEFDQPLIVIS
- the aroQ gene encoding type II 3-dehydroquinate dehydratase: MSTILVLHGPNLNMLGTREPDVYGYETLNDIDDRLKQAAAAQGHHLMHLQSNAEYELIERVHEARAEGVDYLIINPAAFTHTSIALRDAVLASGIPFIEVHLSNVHAREPFRHHSYFSDIAEGVICGLGSQGYDLALQAALQRIQR